In one Melopsittacus undulatus isolate bMelUnd1 chromosome 4, bMelUnd1.mat.Z, whole genome shotgun sequence genomic region, the following are encoded:
- the LOC117436051 gene encoding TOG array regulator of axonemal microtubules protein 1-like has translation MKRNGRKEKEYNHKEYQVVKDLGGKDQKPGENLEPNEPEIKTAENEISLRAQEYCKERRPSVTGLMNTSELLPFSKPETALTEALTLLAADDWEKKMEGLNFVRCLSAYHATILTAKLHETSIAVAQEVKNLRSGV, from the exons ATGAAGCggaatggaagaaaagaaaaggaatacaATCATAAAGAATATCAGGTTGTCAAAGACCTTGGAGGAAAGGATcaaaaacctggggaaaaccTTGAACCAAATGAACCAGAGATAAAGACAGCAGAAA ATGAAATTTCTCTTAGGGCACAAGAATACTGTAAAGAAAGGAGGCCATCAGTCACAGGATTAATGAACACATCGGAACTGTTGCCCTTCTCAAAGCCGGAAACGGCACTGACAGAAGCCTTGACACTTCTAGCTGCAGATGACTG ggagaagaaaatggaaggtCTGAACTTCGTTAGATGTTTGTCTGCCTACCATGCGACTATTCTGACTGCAAAGCTACATGAAACAAGCATTGCTGTGGCTCAAGAG GTCAAGAATTTACGCTCAGGTGTATAA